ATCACCGGTGCCACCTGTCCGCGGGGCCCCGCGAGCGAGTAGTACACGTAGAAGTCGATGCCGTCCCGGCGCACCGTCCGGCGCTGCGCCTGCGACGAGGCGGCCGAGCGGTAGACGGCAGCCACCGTGCCGGCGTCGGTGCGCAGCTGGTGCACCTCGACGTCGAGCACCTCGGACGCCCGGGCGACCAGCCGGTCGTCCCAGACCAAGGCACCACCGTCCGTCGCCTGGTCCATCGATGCCGCATCGGCACCTACCTCGGCGTTGAACGCCGGCACGGTCATCTTCCGCGCGTTCAGCCAGCGCATCAACTTCACAGGGTCGATCTCGATTTCGTCGGTCGGCACAGGTCCTCCTAGGTTTGGGCGCACTGCTGCAGGAGCGGAAGAAGGGCGGCGGCGTCCACCCGTCGTGGGTTGTTCCGTGACCGGCCGGATGCCTGGGCCTCCCGGACCACCGCAGGCAGGTCGACGGCCGGGCGTACGTCGTCGAGCGTGGGCAGGCCGACCACGCCCAGGACCTCCTCGACCAGCCGGCGGAGGCCGGCCGACGACTCCACCCCGAGTGCTGTCAGGACCTCTCGCACCCTCGAGCGGACGAACTCCTCTCCTCGGGGATCGACGCAGTCGGACGCCGCCACCGCGGCGTTGAACGCGGCCACCGGGGCCAGCGCCAGCGCACAGGCATGGCCGTGCGAGAGTCCGTGCCTCGCGGTGAGCGGGTACGACAGTGCGTGGGCGAGCGTGGTGCGCGTAACCCCGATCGCCACTCCGCTGTGGGCCGCTCCCAGGCTGAGCGCGGAGCGCGCGGAGAGGTCGCCCGGGTCCGCCAGGCACCCCAGCAGGCCGGAGGAGACTAGCTCGACACCGTGGAGCGCGTGGGCGCGTGACTCGGCGGTCGACCGAGTGGACCACACCGACTCAACCCCGTGTGCCAAAGCGTCGAGGGCAGCGCTCGCCAGCGACCGGAGGGGGAGGGTGAGGCCGAGGAGGGGATCGACCACCGCCAGTCGCGGGGCCAGCCGGAGGTCGTCGAGCGCGAGTTTTGCTCCGCCGGGCCCGTCCCAGAGCGTGGCGGTCGGCGTCGCCTCAGACCCGCTGCCCGCCGTGGTCGGAACCGCGACCAAGGGCACGACATGCTCCATCGCGCTTGGCTGCGCGACGGCGCGGGCCAGCGTGACCGAGGAGCGGCACAGCCCTGCGACGACCTTGGCCGCGTCGAGCACGCTCCCGCCGCCGATCCCGACGACGAGGTCCGGGCTGTGGGGACGTGCCGCGCCCACGAGACGCTCTGCCTCCGCCACCGTCAACCGGTGGGAGCGTCGAACCACCACGTCCAGCTCCCACCCGTGACGACGGCGCAGCCGGGCGACCACCTCCTTCGCCCATCCCGTGCGACTCGACGCCGAGCCCATCACCACCAGGGGACGCCTCGAGCCGCTGGTCGCGGAGTGGCCTTCCACCAGGTCCACCAACCGGTCGGCGGCGCCGCAGCCAACGTGGAGGTGGTCGGGAAGCGCGGGCGGCGCGGCAGGACGCCCGCTCACGCGACTCCCTCGGGCTCCGGCCCGCTCTCGACCCAGGACCACACCGCCTCGAGGACGCCGGACAGCTTGTCCTGCGTTTCGACCAGCTCGCTGTGGGGGTCTGACTCCTTGATCACGCCGACGCCCACCTTCGCGTGCATCGTCTCGTCGAGCAGCAGGAGGTTGCGGATGTTCAGGAAGGCGGCCGCCGACTGGTCGTTCAGCCGTCCGACGAGGCCGGCGAAGTAGCGGTGGGGGGCTGGTTCGGCATCCGCGAGTGGCAACAGCTCCGGCGGTCGGGCACCGAGCAGAGGGAAGAGGCCATCCATCAAGTCCAAGGGCGATACCCCGGGACGGAGCTCACCGGTGAAGACGGAGTGCAAGTGGCTCACGTTACGGAGTCGCTTCACGCGCGTGTCCTGGACGACCCGGAGGGATCCGTCGGTGCAGTGGTCCCGGAACCGCCGCTGTCGGCTGGCCAGCGAGGACCAGTGCTCCTTCAACTGTTTGGGGTTCGCGGACAGCTCTTGGGTGAGCCCCTGCGCGTCCGGGGTGGACCGGCACGTGGCGGCGACCACGTCCACGGTGAGCTGACCGTCGCGCGTCTCGAACACGTTCTCCGGGCTGGCGCCGAGACACACCACCGCGTCCTCGATGCGGGAGAAGTGACTGCAGGCGTACTCGCCGTTTGCCCGAGCGTGCAGCTGGTAGAGCTGGAACGGGTCGAGACCGGGCGGCAGCACCCGCTCGTAGGCCCGGGTCAGCGCCATCTTGCCGTCGGCGTGTTCCTGCAACGCGCCCACCGCGGCAGTGAGTCGCCGAAGGAATTGCTCGTCCGACTCCGCCGACCGCCACCCGCTGACGAGTCGGGAGAAGGCCTCCGGGGCGTCGGGAACGGGGGACGCCGGTCGGGGCGACACCTCCGCGAGCGCCTCCAGCATGGCTTTGCCCCGCCGCTCGGCCACCGCGTCGGCGGCGTGCCCCAGCACTCCCTCCGGGTGCTCCGGCGAGAAGTGGAGCTCGAGGGCGGGCTGCACGAACAGGGCGAGGGGAAGGGACTCGTCGGCGAAGGAGCGCGCCAGGTCAGGACTGACGAGGAAGAAGCAGGGCGCATCGCGCACCAGGAGCTGCTCCACCTGCCGCATGGCTGACCCGCGCCGCCGGACCACCTGCCTTCCAGTGTGGACGTCCGACACCGAGACGCTGTTCCGAGCGTCGACGGCGACGGTTCGCCGCGTGCCGACGCCGATGTCGACACGTCCTGCATTCTTGTCGTGCACGAAGTAGCTCGCCCGAGCGTCCACCAGCCCGGACCGCTCGAAGAACTGGCAAGCCCTCTCCCAATAGACACCGTTCACCGGTCTCCCTCCCCCGCCGGTGCACCAAGCTGGCGTCCCGGCCGCGCGGACGTTACCGACTCCGCAAGTCCGCGTCGAGGGGTGTCCGCAGTTCGTCTCAGCTCCCCCTGCGCGGCGGCGTCTCGGTGTGTGGCCGCGGACACATTTTTCACTACCGGCGAATCGCTCTGTGCCACGATGAGCGCGCACGGACCACGCTCCTCACCGCGCTTGAGAAGGACCGTTATGGCTTCCAGCACCTCGTTTCCTCCCCCGCACGCAGCGGCCTCCACCTCGCGCGCCCTACGGTCGCTGCTGTTCGACGGATCCCGCATCATCCGGGTCGCCGGGGCCCACAACCCGCTGGGCGCCAGGCTTGCCGAACGGGCAGGGTTCGACGGCGTCTGGGCGAGCGGACTGGAGGTGTCTGCCTCGCAGGGGGTGCCGGACACCGACATCCTTACCATGACCGAACTCCACTCCGTCGCGGCCGTGATGGCGGAGTCCGTGGCCGTGCCGTTGGTCGCGGACTGCGACGCCGGGTACGGAGGCGTCCCCAACGTCATGCGCATGGTCCGCATGTACGAGGCCTCGGGCATCGCGGCCGTCTCGATGGAGGACAAAACCTTCCCCAAGCGCAACAGCTTCATCCCCGGTCGGCAGGACCTGGTGAGCACCGAGGAGTTCTGCAGCAAGGTCGAGGCGGCCAAGCACGCGCAGCGTGGCCCCGAATTCATGGTCATCGCGCGCACCGAGACGCTTGTCGCGGGCGGCGAACTGCCAGAGGCCCTCGATCGGTGCCGGGCGTACGCGGAGGCCGGTGCTGACGCCGTCCTCATCCATTCCAAGGACCGGTCGCCGCAGCGCGTGCTGGAGTTCCTGGAGTGCTGGCAGGACCCCTCAACCCCGGTCGTGGTCGTACCGACGACCTACCACTCCGTGACGGCTGCCGCGCTCCAGGAGGCGGGGGCCAGCATGGTCATCTACGCCAACCACGGGCTCAGGGCTAGCATCGCCGCCGTCGAGAACGCGTTCCGATCGATCCTGGCCAACGGGAGCTCCACCGAGATCGAGTCCGTCATCACTCCCGTCCACTCGGTCTTCGAACTGCAGGGCACAGCTGAGACACTGGCCGCCGAGGCCAAGTTCTCCGTGCCCGACTCGAACGTCCGGTGATGCCGGGAACACCGGCCGGCGAACTGGTCGGCGCCCTGGTAGCCCGCGGGGTGGGACCGTTCGTCGGTGTCCCCTGCTCGCTCCTTGAGCCCGTCCTGTCGTACGTCTCCGAGCACCACCCGGAGCTATACCTGCCCGTCGCGAATGAGGGCGAGGCGGTGGCGGTCGCCAGCGGCATGCGGCTGGCGGGCGGGCGGCCGTGCGTCTTCCTCCAGAACTCCGGCCTCGGCAACGCCGTGAACCCGCTCACCTCTCTGTCCCACACGCTCCGGGTACCGTTCCTAATGCTGGTGGGGTGGCGGGGCGAGCCGGGCCAGCCCGACGAGCCGCAGCACCGGCTCATGGGATCCATCACCGAGCCGCTGCTGAGGGCGATGGAGATCGGCCACGCGAGGTTGGACGACTCCGTCCCGGTCGACCGTCAGGTGGCGGCTGCGCTGGACCACCTAGAGCGCACGTCGCTCCCCTACGCACTGCTAGTGCCGCGTAACGGCGTGAGGACCGACGTGGTCCGCTCCGTACCCGATCCGGGGCCCGCCCGGATGCGACGCGACGAGGCGATCGGTGTGCTCCTCCGGAACCTCGACCCCACCGACCTCGTGGTGTCGACCACGGGTCGTACCTCGCGTGAGCTCGAACGCGACTGGGACCGCCCCGAGAACCTTTACGTAGTCGGGTCCATGGGGTGCGCCTCCAGCGCGGCACTCGGCGTGGCCCTGGCGGCACCCCCCGGTCGCCGAGTGGTCGTCCTGGACGGTGACGGAGCAGCGCTCATTCGGCTCGAAGCCCTGACGACGATCGGCAGGACCGCACCGCCCGACTTCCTCCACGTCGTGCTCGACAACGGAGTGCACGACTCCACGGGCGGACAGCCGACCGGCGCTGAGGCCGTCGACCTGGTCGGGGTGGCGCGGGCGTGCGGGTACGCGGCGGCGCTGGACGTCCTCGACGCAGAACACCTGGCCAGCGTCGTCTCCACCTCGCACGACTCCCCGACGTTCGTGCGACTCCTGCTGCGTCCCGGGGCCGATCCCGACCTCGGCCGGCCGGCGCTCGCCCCGCACGAGAGTGCCCGGCGGTTCCAACTGGTGGCCGCCCGTGGGTGACCGCGGCAACCTCCCTGCCGCGCTCGACACGCTGGCCGCGACCCTGGGACAGGGGGGCTCGCTTCTCCGCGATCCTGCTGCGATGTCGGCGTTCCGGCACGACCGGGCGCACCTGGTCTCCCCCGGCGTCCCGCTCGCCGTGGTGAGGGCGTCGACCACAGAGGACGTCGTGGCCTCGCTGCGCTGGGCGCACGAGCACGGCGTCCCGGTCGTCCCGCGCGGTGCGGGGACCGGACTGGCCGGCGGGGCGAGTGCCATCGAGGGCGGGCTGGTGCTCTGCACGACCAGGATGGACGCCATCCTCGAGATCTCGGTCCCCGACCAACTCGCGGTGGTCGAGGCGGGCGTCGTCACGGGCGA
The window above is part of the Nocardioides campestrisoli genome. Proteins encoded here:
- the aepY gene encoding phosphonopyruvate decarboxylase, whose protein sequence is MPGTPAGELVGALVARGVGPFVGVPCSLLEPVLSYVSEHHPELYLPVANEGEAVAVASGMRLAGGRPCVFLQNSGLGNAVNPLTSLSHTLRVPFLMLVGWRGEPGQPDEPQHRLMGSITEPLLRAMEIGHARLDDSVPVDRQVAAALDHLERTSLPYALLVPRNGVRTDVVRSVPDPGPARMRRDEAIGVLLRNLDPTDLVVSTTGRTSRELERDWDRPENLYVVGSMGCASSAALGVALAAPPGRRVVVLDGDGAALIRLEALTTIGRTAPPDFLHVVLDNGVHDSTGGQPTGAEAVDLVGVARACGYAAALDVLDAEHLASVVSTSHDSPTFVRLLLRPGADPDLGRPALAPHESARRFQLVAARG
- a CDS encoding isocitrate lyase/phosphoenolpyruvate mutase family protein, with amino-acid sequence MSAHGPRSSPRLRRTVMASSTSFPPPHAAASTSRALRSLLFDGSRIIRVAGAHNPLGARLAERAGFDGVWASGLEVSASQGVPDTDILTMTELHSVAAVMAESVAVPLVADCDAGYGGVPNVMRMVRMYEASGIAAVSMEDKTFPKRNSFIPGRQDLVSTEEFCSKVEAAKHAQRGPEFMVIARTETLVAGGELPEALDRCRAYAEAGADAVLIHSKDRSPQRVLEFLECWQDPSTPVVVVPTTYHSVTAAALQEAGASMVIYANHGLRASIAAVENAFRSILANGSSTEIESVITPVHSVFELQGTAETLAAEAKFSVPDSNVR
- a CDS encoding iron-containing alcohol dehydrogenase; the encoded protein is MSGRPAAPPALPDHLHVGCGAADRLVDLVEGHSATSGSRRPLVVMGSASSRTGWAKEVVARLRRRHGWELDVVVRRSHRLTVAEAERLVGAARPHSPDLVVGIGGGSVLDAAKVVAGLCRSSVTLARAVAQPSAMEHVVPLVAVPTTAGSGSEATPTATLWDGPGGAKLALDDLRLAPRLAVVDPLLGLTLPLRSLASAALDALAHGVESVWSTRSTAESRAHALHGVELVSSGLLGCLADPGDLSARSALSLGAAHSGVAIGVTRTTLAHALSYPLTARHGLSHGHACALALAPVAAFNAAVAASDCVDPRGEEFVRSRVREVLTALGVESSAGLRRLVEEVLGVVGLPTLDDVRPAVDLPAVVREAQASGRSRNNPRRVDAAALLPLLQQCAQT
- a CDS encoding chorismate-binding protein, producing the protein MNGVYWERACQFFERSGLVDARASYFVHDKNAGRVDIGVGTRRTVAVDARNSVSVSDVHTGRQVVRRRGSAMRQVEQLLVRDAPCFFLVSPDLARSFADESLPLALFVQPALELHFSPEHPEGVLGHAADAVAERRGKAMLEALAEVSPRPASPVPDAPEAFSRLVSGWRSAESDEQFLRRLTAAVGALQEHADGKMALTRAYERVLPPGLDPFQLYQLHARANGEYACSHFSRIEDAVVCLGASPENVFETRDGQLTVDVVAATCRSTPDAQGLTQELSANPKQLKEHWSSLASRQRRFRDHCTDGSLRVVQDTRVKRLRNVSHLHSVFTGELRPGVSPLDLMDGLFPLLGARPPELLPLADAEPAPHRYFAGLVGRLNDQSAAAFLNIRNLLLLDETMHAKVGVGVIKESDPHSELVETQDKLSGVLEAVWSWVESGPEPEGVA